A stretch of the Vigna radiata var. radiata cultivar VC1973A chromosome 7, Vradiata_ver6, whole genome shotgun sequence genome encodes the following:
- the LOC106767972 gene encoding subtilisin-like protease SBT2.5: MGSTKVESYFVFMSYDPEYERLRTLGTKRGAQELDLYLSTKHDELLASTLEPGTYKKTSSLVIVDGFAVEITQDQANVLRSAKGVRVVEKNEELF, translated from the exons ATGGGGAGCACAAAAGTCGAATCCTACTTTGTTTTCATGAGCTATGATCCTGAATACGAGAGACTTAGAACTCTTGG AACCAAGAGAGGCGCACAGGAGCTTGATTTGTACCTTAGTACAAAACACGATGAACTCTTAGCAAGTACTCTAGAGCCAGGAACCTACAAGAAGACATCTTCTTTGGTCATTGTTGATGGTTTTGCAGTAGAAATTACCCAGGATCAG GCTAATGTGCTCAGATCTGCAAAAGGGGTGAGGGTTGTGGAGAAAAATGAAGAGCTGTTCTAG